From a single Deltaproteobacteria bacterium genomic region:
- a CDS encoding hydrogenase iron-sulfur subunit: MSFEPKIVAFLCNWCSYAGADLAGVSRLQYPPNIRIVRVPCSGRISAAMILDALKSGADGILVSGCHPGDCHYLTGNLHARRRFALLKNFLEFVGIEPGRVNFTWVSASEGESFARIVTDVTERVRALGPARRLVKTIGLED, encoded by the coding sequence ATGTCCTTCGAGCCCAAGATCGTCGCTTTTCTGTGCAACTGGTGCAGTTACGCCGGAGCGGATCTGGCCGGCGTGAGCCGCCTCCAGTATCCCCCAAACATAAGGATCGTCCGGGTGCCGTGTTCCGGACGGATCAGCGCGGCCATGATCCTCGATGCCCTAAAATCCGGAGCAGACGGGATCCTTGTCTCAGGCTGTCACCCAGGGGACTGCCATTATCTCACAGGAAATCTCCACGCAAGGCGCAGATTCGCCCTCCTGAAAAACTTTCTCGAGTTCGTGGGGATCGAGCCCGGCAGGGTGAATTTCACTTGGGTGTCCGCATCCGAAGGGGAAAGTTTCGCGCGGATCGTGACCGATGTCACGGAACGGGTGCGGGCCCTCGGCCCAGCCCGAAGGCTTGTAAAGACGATAGGATTAGAGGATTAG
- a CDS encoding FAD-dependent oxidoreductase, with translation MTSPKGSVLVVGGGIAGVQAALDLADAGFFVYLVERSASIGGRMAQLDKTFPTNDCSACILSPKLVECGRHINIELLTLSEVLSVEGGPGAFTARIRKNPRYVDVSKCIACGMCAEKCPKKVTNEFDMGLGTRKAVYLTYPQAVPLKYAIDPKHCIWLNKPGRCGICAKNCPAGAIDFSDTARDVEIEIGAVILAPGFAPFDPSSLDYTGYKRLPNVVTSMEFERLLSPSGPFAGHMVRPSDHKEPRRIAWLQCVGSRDINRACHGYCSSVCCMYAIKQAVIAREHSSGGLEAGIFFMDMRTHGKEFEAYYERARHEGVAFHRARVHSVLQGEKEGDLRLRYVEEDGRLQEEDFDLVVLSVGLEMDPASIQLAGRLGVGLDADAFFATDPFRPVSTTRPGIFVCGAASEPKDIPQSVMEASAAALEVSRLLAPSRWTETREKTFPPERDVHAEPPRVGVFVCHCGINIASVVDVKAVTDYARTLPGVVFAQANLFTCSQDTIASMAETIRRERLNRVVVASCTPRTHEPLFQETLREAGINKNLFEMANIRDQDSWVHRDHPREATEKAKDLVRMAVAKVLKDQALHENRIPITKAALVVGGGVAGMTAALSLADQGYPVTLVERKPVLGGHARKFYRTWQGKEIAGFLAELVERCSNNPRITLALERTVKDVTGSAGRFRTVLSGGEQVEHGVVVIAVGGESYKPREGRWNYLYGKHPGVHTLLELDQRFIAGDEALKGLSSAVFIHCVGSRVPERPYCSRVCCTHAIDQALKLKELNPEMEIVMLYRDIRTYGKRERLYQEARAKGILFIRYDLEHLPEVREEGGRIRVEALDHILERKVSFSPDLLVLASAVRPRDDAPALSKFFKCAMDANGFLLEAHMKLRPVDFATDGVYLAGLCHYPKPIDETIAQAKAAAARASILLSKDTIPGESITAFVNTSKCTGCGVCALSCAYSAINLDPSSGKAVVNAGLCKGCGACVAGCRSDAVTLLNLGNLEIMSEVEVMTEVA, from the coding sequence ATGACATCTCCCAAGGGATCTGTCCTCGTTGTAGGAGGGGGCATCGCAGGGGTCCAGGCCGCCCTGGACCTGGCTGATGCCGGGTTTTTCGTGTACCTCGTCGAGCGTTCCGCGAGCATCGGCGGGCGCATGGCCCAGCTGGACAAGACATTCCCCACGAATGACTGCTCGGCCTGTATCCTATCTCCCAAGCTCGTCGAGTGCGGACGGCACATAAACATAGAACTCCTCACCCTCTCCGAGGTCCTCTCCGTGGAAGGAGGGCCCGGGGCGTTCACGGCCCGCATACGAAAAAATCCCCGCTACGTGGACGTCTCAAAGTGCATAGCCTGTGGCATGTGCGCGGAAAAGTGCCCCAAAAAGGTCACGAACGAGTTCGACATGGGGCTCGGGACCAGAAAGGCCGTGTATCTGACGTATCCGCAGGCCGTGCCCCTCAAGTATGCCATCGATCCCAAACACTGCATCTGGCTGAACAAGCCGGGCCGCTGCGGCATCTGTGCCAAGAACTGTCCGGCAGGGGCCATCGATTTCTCTGACACGGCCCGGGATGTGGAGATCGAGATAGGGGCCGTGATCCTCGCCCCGGGTTTCGCCCCGTTCGACCCCTCTTCTCTGGATTATACGGGCTACAAGAGGCTCCCGAACGTGGTGACCTCCATGGAGTTCGAGAGGCTCCTTTCCCCATCAGGGCCGTTTGCCGGGCACATGGTGCGCCCTTCCGACCACAAAGAGCCCCGGCGCATTGCCTGGCTCCAGTGCGTAGGGTCTCGCGACATCAACCGGGCCTGCCACGGCTACTGTTCCTCCGTCTGCTGCATGTATGCCATAAAGCAGGCGGTGATCGCCAGGGAACACTCGAGCGGTGGACTTGAGGCCGGAATCTTCTTCATGGACATGCGCACCCACGGAAAGGAGTTCGAGGCCTATTACGAACGCGCACGGCATGAAGGGGTGGCCTTTCACAGGGCCCGCGTCCACAGCGTCCTTCAGGGTGAAAAGGAGGGAGATCTTCGCCTCAGATACGTGGAAGAGGACGGCCGCCTGCAGGAGGAGGACTTTGACCTCGTAGTCCTCTCCGTGGGGCTCGAGATGGATCCGGCCTCCATCCAGCTCGCCGGAAGGCTCGGGGTCGGCCTGGATGCCGATGCCTTCTTTGCGACCGATCCCTTTCGGCCCGTATCCACCACCCGGCCCGGGATCTTCGTCTGCGGTGCAGCATCCGAGCCCAAGGACATCCCCCAGTCCGTCATGGAGGCAAGTGCCGCGGCCCTCGAGGTGAGCAGGCTCCTTGCCCCGTCCAGGTGGACCGAGACCAGGGAAAAGACCTTCCCCCCGGAGCGGGACGTGCACGCCGAACCCCCACGTGTCGGGGTATTCGTCTGTCACTGCGGCATCAACATTGCAAGCGTCGTGGACGTGAAGGCCGTCACAGACTATGCCCGCACCCTTCCAGGCGTGGTCTTCGCCCAGGCAAATCTCTTCACCTGTTCCCAGGACACCATCGCCTCCATGGCCGAGACCATCCGAAGGGAGAGACTCAACCGGGTGGTGGTGGCATCCTGTACCCCCCGAACCCACGAGCCCCTTTTTCAGGAGACGCTCAGGGAGGCCGGGATCAACAAGAACCTCTTTGAGATGGCCAACATCCGTGATCAAGACTCCTGGGTCCACCGGGACCACCCAAGGGAGGCGACGGAAAAGGCAAAGGACCTGGTGCGCATGGCCGTGGCCAAGGTCCTGAAAGACCAAGCACTTCACGAGAATAGGATACCCATAACCAAGGCGGCCCTTGTGGTGGGAGGGGGCGTGGCCGGGATGACAGCCGCCCTTTCCCTTGCAGATCAGGGATATCCCGTGACCCTCGTTGAGAGAAAGCCTGTCCTCGGCGGGCATGCCCGAAAGTTTTACCGGACATGGCAGGGGAAGGAGATCGCCGGCTTTCTCGCCGAACTCGTAGAGAGGTGCTCCAATAACCCACGCATCACCCTGGCCCTCGAACGGACTGTTAAGGATGTAACTGGCTCTGCGGGCCGGTTCCGCACGGTCCTTTCAGGCGGGGAGCAGGTGGAGCACGGCGTGGTTGTGATCGCGGTCGGAGGGGAATCCTACAAGCCCAGGGAGGGGAGATGGAACTACCTCTACGGGAAACACCCCGGAGTCCATACCCTCCTCGAACTCGACCAGAGGTTCATCGCAGGCGACGAGGCCCTGAAAGGTCTGTCGAGCGCGGTCTTCATACACTGCGTGGGCTCCCGCGTACCTGAGCGCCCATACTGCAGCCGTGTCTGCTGCACCCATGCCATTGATCAGGCCCTGAAGCTCAAGGAGCTCAACCCGGAGATGGAGATCGTCATGCTCTACCGGGACATCCGCACCTACGGAAAGCGTGAGAGGCTATACCAGGAGGCCCGCGCCAAGGGGATCCTCTTCATCCGCTACGATCTCGAGCATCTCCCGGAGGTCCGGGAAGAAGGGGGTCGGATACGTGTGGAGGCCCTGGATCACATACTCGAAAGAAAGGTCTCGTTCTCTCCTGACCTCCTCGTCCTTGCCTCAGCGGTCCGTCCCAGGGATGATGCCCCTGCCCTTTCCAAATTCTTCAAGTGCGCGATGGATGCCAACGGCTTTCTCCTCGAGGCCCACATGAAGCTCAGACCGGTGGATTTTGCCACAGACGGGGTGTATCTGGCAGGTCTCTGTCACTATCCCAAACCCATCGACGAGACCATCGCCCAGGCCAAGGCCGCGGCCGCCCGTGCGTCCATCCTGCTCTCCAAGGATACCATCCCAGGTGAGAGCATCACGGCCTTTGTCAACACATCCAAGTGCACGGGCTGCGGGGTCTGTGCCCTTTCCTGTGCATATTCGGCCATCAATCTCGATCCTTCCAGCGGAAAGGCCGTGGTGAACGCAGGTCTCTGCAAGGGCTGCGGGGCGTGTGTGGCAGGCTGCCGGTCGGACGCCGTCACCCTCCTGAATCTGGGGAACCTGGAGATCATGTCCGAGGTGGAAGTAATGACGGAGGTGGCCTGA
- a CDS encoding (Fe-S)-binding protein: protein MFYATLEGLRRFGIPHKFEFVSIITLYARWIREGKLVVDPSWNTEGLKFTVQDPCKLVRQGIGDEVAEDLRFVVKQVAGEKNFVDVWPNKSNNYCCGGGGGALQAGFTQNRRGYGRLKFDQLARTGADVVITPCHNCHTQIADLCEHYGGKWKTTHLWGWIVKAMKR, encoded by the coding sequence ATGTTCTATGCAACCCTGGAAGGGTTGCGAAGGTTCGGAATCCCGCACAAGTTCGAGTTCGTGAGCATAATCACCCTCTATGCCCGGTGGATCCGTGAAGGAAAGCTCGTCGTAGACCCTTCCTGGAACACGGAAGGCCTCAAATTCACCGTCCAGGATCCGTGCAAGCTCGTGCGCCAGGGAATCGGGGACGAGGTTGCGGAGGATCTCAGATTCGTGGTGAAGCAGGTGGCGGGCGAGAAAAACTTCGTGGATGTCTGGCCGAACAAATCCAACAACTATTGCTGCGGGGGCGGAGGCGGGGCCCTTCAGGCCGGATTCACCCAAAACCGAAGGGGTTACGGAAGGCTCAAGTTCGACCAGCTGGCGCGAACCGGGGCGGATGTGGTCATCACGCCATGCCACAACTGCCACACCCAGATCGCCGACCTCTGTGAACACTACGGTGGAAAATGGAAGACGACCCACCTCTGGGGCTGGATCGTCAAGGCCATGAAGAGGTAA
- a CDS encoding 4Fe-4S dicluster domain-containing protein, whose protein sequence is MKPIDLSGIRTAVKKEIEKNFPDARMDYCLTCGLCASGCPATGIEGLDPRKFLRLLVLGQDEEILKSNWIYACTMCARCRYACPMGIDVGRIVYEIRRMRPREERPKNLQRSCDLQKASNSTGIPNEDFVWVVGDVLEEIRANEPEWSDLEAPMDKTGAEYYLNQNAKEPTVEPEEMVPLWKILHTVGADWTYSSKWWDGANYCLFTGDPEDWKETVRKQAEVVDALGCRYYINTE, encoded by the coding sequence ATGAAACCAATCGATCTTTCGGGCATTCGAACCGCAGTCAAGAAGGAGATCGAAAAGAACTTTCCTGACGCACGGATGGACTATTGTCTCACGTGCGGGTTGTGTGCCAGCGGATGCCCGGCCACGGGCATAGAGGGGCTTGATCCCCGAAAATTTCTCCGCCTCCTCGTCCTCGGCCAGGACGAGGAGATCCTGAAATCTAACTGGATTTACGCCTGTACCATGTGTGCCAGGTGCAGGTACGCATGCCCCATGGGGATCGACGTCGGCCGGATCGTCTACGAGATCCGGAGGATGCGTCCCAGGGAGGAGCGACCTAAGAACCTCCAGCGCTCCTGTGATCTGCAGAAGGCCTCTAACAGCACCGGGATCCCCAACGAGGATTTCGTCTGGGTGGTAGGAGACGTCCTTGAAGAGATCCGTGCAAACGAGCCTGAATGGTCGGATCTCGAGGCCCCCATGGACAAGACCGGGGCCGAGTACTACCTGAACCAGAACGCCAAGGAACCCACTGTCGAGCCCGAAGAGATGGTCCCCCTCTGGAAGATCCTCCACACGGTCGGTGCGGACTGGACCTATTCCTCCAAGTGGTGGGACGGGGCCAATTACTGTCTCTTCACAGGGGATCCGGAGGATTGGAAGGAGACGGTCAGGAAGCAGGCCGAGGTGGTCGATGCCCTTGGGTGCAGATACTACATCAACACCGAGTGA
- a CDS encoding TIGR02757 family protein has product MVAQLSCLGGRLEALYRTFNRREYVKPDPIQFLYLYPDPRDQEVVGVIASSLAYGRVAQILRSVEAVLSILGQRPAMFLRRIGKRRLSHMLCGFRHRFTTGDEMASLLFSVKNILSEYGSLEACFLEGYDAGFQTIVPALSSFVQRMRDASDLRLPSYLFPDPAQGSACKRPFMYLRWMVRRDDVDPGCWSGISPAKLVAPLDAHLFRITRDMGFTRRNSPDLGAAMEVTSCFREIAPDDPLKYDFVLTRFGIRKDPCFLGHPLTAKVFPPSEPPQDAIP; this is encoded by the coding sequence ATGGTCGCTCAACTGTCCTGTCTTGGGGGACGTCTCGAGGCACTTTACCGGACATTCAACAGACGAGAATACGTAAAGCCGGACCCCATACAGTTCCTTTACCTCTACCCTGATCCCCGGGACCAGGAGGTCGTGGGCGTCATTGCCTCCTCGCTTGCCTACGGGCGGGTCGCCCAGATCCTCCGATCCGTGGAGGCGGTCCTTTCGATCTTGGGGCAAAGGCCCGCCATGTTCCTGAGACGCATTGGGAAAAGGCGTCTTTCTCACATGTTATGTGGATTTCGCCACCGCTTTACCACCGGAGACGAGATGGCATCCCTGCTCTTTTCCGTAAAAAACATCTTGTCCGAGTACGGGTCCCTCGAGGCCTGTTTCCTTGAGGGATATGATGCTGGTTTTCAGACCATCGTCCCTGCACTCTCGTCTTTTGTCCAGAGGATGCGGGATGCCTCGGACTTGCGCCTTCCATCCTATCTCTTTCCCGATCCAGCCCAGGGAAGCGCCTGCAAGAGGCCGTTCATGTACCTGCGATGGATGGTGAGGCGTGACGACGTGGATCCTGGCTGCTGGAGCGGAATCAGCCCGGCAAAGCTCGTGGCCCCCCTGGACGCCCATCTCTTTCGCATCACGCGAGACATGGGCTTCACCCGCCGGAACTCCCCAGACCTTGGGGCAGCCATGGAGGTCACCTCCTGTTTTCGGGAAATTGCCCCTGACGACCCCCTCAAGTATGATTTCGTCCTCACCCGTTTCGGGATCAGAAAGGATCCCTGCTTTCTCGGCCATCCCCTGACAGCGAAGGTCTTCCCCCCATCCGAACCCCCTCAGGACGCCATCCCATGA
- a CDS encoding dynamin family protein — protein MTMEKDIASSLTVELEDLVSRKISGIFKRYGLDTAELSTQLKWKPIVLVIGNYSSGKSTFINELLGAPIQRTGQSPTDDSFTVITSPGPDEPEGLVPGGSVVGDERLPFGGLRRFGEKLISHLQIRKVRSPIVEEIALIDTPGMLDSVTEMDRGYDYLGVIGEIAKVADLIILMFDPHKAGTIKETYHAIRGTLPAAAGEERVLYVLNRIDECANIPDLVRAYGTLCWNLSQMTGRKDIPRIFLTFSPQEGKTPPGFEIWTQERDELKKAVREAPRMRLNHILQVVDTSLRGAELVVEAMASWKRLFWKAFGTAARYGVFAAIAAFLFGDVILSALTGYPERTFLGCMATGDAGVECLFFPAASALVALALTALYVQRILAPRLRSQAIQGLDGFVDLDTAYKKDLWDRMRGFARRILENQAIHQIWIDHKRSLSRIREVRDRDLVRLFQKVS, from the coding sequence ATGACCATGGAAAAAGATATCGCCTCATCCCTTACAGTGGAGCTGGAGGACCTGGTGTCGAGAAAGATCTCTGGGATCTTTAAGCGCTACGGTCTCGACACTGCCGAACTCTCCACCCAGCTCAAGTGGAAGCCCATTGTCCTTGTCATCGGAAACTATTCCTCCGGAAAGTCCACGTTCATCAACGAACTTCTGGGCGCCCCCATCCAGCGGACAGGACAATCCCCCACGGACGACAGCTTCACGGTCATCACCTCTCCGGGCCCTGACGAGCCCGAAGGGCTTGTGCCAGGCGGGTCTGTGGTGGGGGACGAACGTCTTCCGTTTGGCGGGCTTCGGCGTTTCGGCGAGAAACTCATCTCCCATCTCCAGATCAGAAAGGTCAGATCCCCCATTGTGGAGGAGATCGCCCTCATCGACACCCCGGGCATGCTCGACTCGGTCACCGAGATGGACCGTGGTTACGACTATCTCGGGGTGATCGGCGAGATAGCCAAGGTCGCCGACCTCATCATCCTCATGTTCGACCCCCACAAGGCCGGGACCATCAAGGAGACCTACCATGCCATTCGTGGGACACTTCCAGCAGCAGCCGGCGAAGAACGCGTCCTCTATGTGCTCAATCGAATAGATGAGTGCGCGAATATCCCGGACCTGGTAAGGGCCTACGGGACCCTGTGCTGGAACCTCTCCCAGATGACCGGAAGAAAGGACATCCCCCGAATATTTCTCACTTTTTCGCCCCAGGAAGGGAAGACGCCCCCGGGTTTCGAGATCTGGACCCAGGAAAGGGACGAGCTCAAAAAGGCGGTCCGCGAGGCCCCGAGGATGAGGCTCAATCACATCCTTCAGGTGGTTGACACCTCCCTTCGCGGGGCCGAACTCGTGGTCGAGGCCATGGCCTCATGGAAAAGGCTTTTCTGGAAGGCCTTCGGGACTGCAGCCCGGTACGGCGTCTTTGCTGCTATAGCGGCCTTTCTGTTCGGAGATGTGATACTTTCGGCCCTGACCGGCTACCCTGAGCGGACCTTTCTCGGCTGCATGGCCACAGGAGATGCGGGCGTCGAATGCCTTTTTTTCCCAGCGGCATCAGCCCTTGTCGCCCTTGCCCTCACAGCCCTCTATGTCCAGCGTATTCTTGCACCCCGCTTGAGATCCCAGGCCATTCAGGGGCTTGACGGCTTCGTGGACCTGGACACCGCATACAAGAAGGATCTCTGGGACCGCATGCGGGGATTTGCACGGCGCATCCTGGAAAACCAGGCCATCCATCAGATCTGGATCGATCACAAGAGATCCCTTTCCCGCATTCGGGAGGTCCGGGATCGGGATCTCGTCAGGCTCTTTCAGAAGGTATCGTAA
- a CDS encoding YebC/PmpR family DNA-binding transcriptional regulator, protein MSGHSKWSTIKHKKGAQDAKRGKIFTKIIKEIIVATRLGGGDPSANPRLRSAIAEAKNQNMPKENIERAIKKGTGELEGGNYEEIIYEGYGPGGVALLVETMTDNRQRTVADIRHLFAKRGGNLGEPGSVSWMFEKMGVILVDKKAIDEDTLMAIVLDAGASDLKEDEHEWEVRTPPEALDQVRQAIEAASIPILSAETTMVPQTTVRIDDDETAGRILKLMEALEDNDDVQKVHANFDIPDELLERIG, encoded by the coding sequence ATGTCCGGCCATTCGAAATGGAGCACCATTAAGCACAAGAAAGGGGCGCAGGACGCCAAGCGCGGAAAGATCTTCACGAAGATCATCAAGGAGATCATCGTGGCGACCAGGCTCGGTGGGGGTGACCCCTCTGCAAACCCACGGCTCCGAAGCGCCATAGCCGAGGCCAAGAACCAGAACATGCCTAAGGAAAACATCGAACGGGCCATCAAGAAAGGCACCGGCGAACTCGAGGGCGGGAACTACGAGGAGATCATCTATGAGGGCTATGGACCAGGGGGAGTCGCCCTGCTTGTCGAGACCATGACGGACAACCGGCAGCGGACCGTCGCTGATATCCGTCACCTCTTTGCTAAGCGTGGAGGAAACCTGGGAGAGCCGGGCAGTGTGTCCTGGATGTTCGAAAAGATGGGAGTGATCCTCGTGGACAAGAAGGCGATCGACGAGGACACCCTCATGGCCATTGTCCTTGATGCGGGCGCAAGCGACCTCAAAGAAGACGAGCACGAGTGGGAGGTCAGGACCCCGCCCGAGGCCCTCGATCAGGTTCGGCAGGCCATTGAGGCCGCATCCATCCCCATTCTCTCCGCCGAGACGACTATGGTCCCCCAGACCACGGTCCGGATCGATGACGACGAGACCGCAGGCCGCATCCTGAAACTCATGGAGGCTCTTGAGGACAACGACGACGTCCAGAAGGTCCACGCCAACTTCGACATACCGGACGAGCTCCTCGAACGGATCGGATGA
- the ruvC gene encoding crossover junction endodeoxyribonuclease RuvC — MPDEIILGIDPGSHATGYGLIRARSSSLVYLESGVIRVTDAGDLPARLRRLYETLSRILHASRPDVCAVEDVFCAMNPRSALLLGHARGAAILALAQADIPVFTYSPSAVKRAVVGVGRAEKSQVQHMVRLLLSLPKPPPKDAADALALAVCHANNSRFHQISALAKDMETSQAVSRP, encoded by the coding sequence ATGCCGGATGAGATAATCCTGGGAATCGATCCAGGCTCCCACGCGACTGGTTACGGGCTCATTCGCGCGCGCAGCAGCAGTCTCGTGTATCTTGAATCGGGTGTGATCCGGGTCACGGACGCTGGCGACCTTCCGGCCCGCCTCCGCAGGCTTTACGAGACCCTGAGCAGGATCCTCCATGCCTCGCGTCCGGACGTCTGCGCGGTAGAAGACGTCTTCTGCGCCATGAATCCCCGCTCTGCCCTTCTCCTCGGGCACGCCAGGGGGGCCGCGATCCTCGCCCTTGCACAGGCGGACATCCCTGTCTTCACCTACTCCCCCTCCGCGGTGAAACGCGCTGTGGTGGGCGTCGGCAGGGCGGAGAAGTCACAGGTCCAGCACATGGTCCGGCTCCTCCTCTCCCTGCCAAAGCCCCCGCCAAAGGACGCGGCTGACGCCCTGGCGCTTGCCGTCTGCCACGCCAACAACTCGCGGTTTCACCAAATCAGCGCCCTGGCAAAAGACATGGAGACCTCGCAGGCAGTCTCGCGTCCATGA
- the ruvA gene encoding Holliday junction branch migration protein RuvA: MIGYLRGRIRARTERTVLVEVGGMGYEVHIPERALALLPPSGAQVELHTHLVWREDAISLYGFLSQEERDAFRLLLEVSGVGPRLAMGILSALSVEELLSAIAANDARRLQSIHGVGKRTAARLCVDLRDKARSLAIPETPAEARETGSVSAKVGMLDDCLAALMNLGYRESEARPAMERAARELEDGARLEDLLRHTLQLLAR; encoded by the coding sequence ATGATCGGCTATCTTCGGGGTCGAATACGGGCGCGCACCGAACGCACGGTGCTTGTGGAGGTGGGTGGCATGGGATACGAGGTCCACATACCTGAGCGGGCCCTCGCCCTCCTTCCCCCCTCGGGCGCACAAGTCGAGCTCCACACGCACCTCGTATGGCGGGAGGACGCCATCTCACTCTACGGCTTTTTGTCCCAGGAGGAACGGGATGCCTTTCGTCTCCTTCTTGAGGTCTCAGGTGTTGGGCCCAGGCTCGCCATGGGGATCCTCTCCGCCCTTTCGGTTGAGGAACTCCTTTCCGCCATTGCAGCCAACGACGCCCGCCGCCTCCAGTCCATCCACGGCGTGGGGAAACGGACGGCCGCCCGACTCTGTGTGGACCTTCGGGACAAGGCCAGGTCTTTGGCAATCCCAGAGACCCCTGCTGAGGCAAGAGAAACTGGATCGGTTTCCGCCAAAGTGGGCATGCTTGACGACTGCCTTGCCGCCCTCATGAACCTGGGCTACCGGGAATCCGAGGCTCGGCCGGCCATGGAACGCGCGGCCCGGGAACTCGAAGACGGGGCCAGGCTTGAAGACCTTCTCCGGCATACCTTACAATTGCTTGCGAGATGA
- the ruvB gene encoding Holliday junction branch migration DNA helicase RuvB, giving the protein MNDDPRILSPSLIKEEVSVEQGLRPRTLAEYIGQQDLKENLGIFIRAAKKRGESLDHILLYGHPGLGKTTLAQIVAHEMGVGLRATSGPVIERQGDLAAILTNLQEGDVLFIDEIHRLPPTVEEILYPAMEDFQLDLVIGQGPGARTVRIGLPRFTLVGATTRAGFLAPPLRDRFGVLLRVDFYSDDELCQIVHRSARILGVSVDPEGAYEIARRSRGTPRISNRLLKRVRDFAEDRGKRKITREVADQALSLFEVDTEGLDRMDRLILETIIDKFGGGPVGIETIATSVAEEKDTIEEVHEPFLIQRGFLHRTPRGRVATAHAYRHLGRRPPERKDLFTHDDDTT; this is encoded by the coding sequence ATGAATGACGACCCGCGCATCCTGAGCCCATCCCTCATAAAAGAGGAGGTCTCTGTGGAGCAGGGCCTCAGGCCCAGGACACTTGCCGAGTACATCGGCCAGCAGGACCTCAAGGAAAACCTGGGGATCTTCATCAGGGCCGCCAAGAAACGAGGCGAAAGCCTCGATCACATACTGCTATATGGTCATCCAGGCCTTGGAAAGACCACACTTGCCCAAATCGTGGCCCACGAAATGGGGGTGGGGCTACGCGCCACATCCGGACCGGTGATCGAGCGACAGGGAGATCTGGCGGCCATCCTCACGAACCTCCAGGAAGGGGATGTCCTCTTTATCGACGAGATCCACCGGCTCCCGCCCACGGTGGAGGAGATCCTCTATCCGGCCATGGAGGACTTCCAGCTCGACCTCGTCATCGGCCAGGGCCCGGGCGCCCGGACCGTCAGGATAGGGCTGCCCAGGTTCACCCTGGTGGGGGCAACCACACGTGCGGGCTTCCTTGCCCCCCCGCTCAGGGACCGTTTCGGTGTGCTCCTTCGGGTGGATTTCTATTCGGACGATGAGCTCTGCCAGATCGTCCACCGATCCGCCCGGATCCTCGGTGTCTCCGTGGATCCAGAAGGGGCCTACGAGATCGCCCGGCGCTCCCGTGGTACCCCCCGCATCTCGAACCGTCTTCTCAAGCGGGTCAGGGACTTTGCTGAAGACCGGGGAAAGAGAAAAATAACCCGCGAGGTGGCGGACCAGGCCCTCTCCCTCTTCGAGGTGGACACGGAGGGACTCGACCGCATGGACCGCCTCATCCTCGAGACCATCATCGACAAGTTCGGAGGCGGCCCTGTGGGGATCGAGACCATCGCCACCTCAGTAGCAGAGGAGAAGGACACCATCGAAGAAGTGCACGAGCCGTTTCTCATACAGAGGGGTTTCCTCCACCGAACGCCCCGCGGACGGGTGGCGACCGCCCACGCCTACCGGCATCTCGGAAGACGCCCGCCTGAGAGAAAAGACCTCTTCACCCATGACGACGATACGACTTGA
- a CDS encoding trypsin-like serine protease codes for MKHVLTVLFLIVCIAFTLPSHAGEGDSCASSGVSGSNQEPTDLSIIGFDSRVRVDYPQYSPFSPVGLVLSIWDDKSKLCTGTLISRDIVMTAGHCIMDDDGILSQEIYFAPSFYADPNYIYLPFDYGIAVHAISWNNDDDDIAFFKIDKELGENSGYFNVILSDKTILEWFFSVYGPVWGYNPGYPADKDGEMWYSFCSAKEWFPYYNKIGCDCDTFEGSSGSPFLIDIDGFFYVAGILVQQVGPTYATNRFGFNYFLFSDKAVNLMQSIPEDYYYQAMEWLQ; via the coding sequence ATGAAACACGTTCTGACAGTCTTGTTCCTCATCGTCTGCATAGCGTTCACATTGCCCTCACATGCCGGAGAAGGGGATTCATGCGCCTCTTCCGGAGTATCCGGCTCCAATCAAGAACCGACGGATCTTTCAATCATAGGATTCGACAGCCGGGTGCGCGTTGATTATCCCCAATACAGTCCATTTTCTCCCGTCGGCTTGGTATTGAGCATATGGGATGACAAATCGAAACTTTGCACTGGAACACTCATTTCACGTGATATCGTCATGACGGCAGGCCATTGCATAATGGATGACGACGGAATTCTGTCTCAAGAAATATATTTCGCACCATCATTCTATGCAGATCCAAACTATATTTATCTTCCATTTGACTATGGAATTGCAGTTCATGCAATTAGCTGGAACAATGACGATGACGATATAGCCTTTTTCAAAATCGACAAGGAGCTTGGAGAAAATTCCGGATATTTCAATGTCATTCTCTCGGATAAAACCATTTTGGAATGGTTTTTTTCTGTATATGGTCCTGTATGGGGCTACAATCCAGGATATCCTGCAGATAAAGATGGAGAAATGTGGTATTCCTTTTGTTCAGCAAAGGAATGGTTTCCGTATTACAATAAAATTGGATGTGATTGCGACACATTTGAAGGAAGTTCAGGAAGCCCATTTCTTATAGACATAGACGGATTTTTCTATGTAGCAGGAATATTGGTTCAGCAAGTTGGTCCTACTTACGCAACAAATAGATTTGGATTTAACTATTTCCTCTTTTCAGATAAAGCCGTTAATCTCATGCAATCCATCCCTGAAGATTATTACTATCAGGCGATGGAGTGGCTACAATAA